Proteins from one Anopheles nili chromosome 2, idAnoNiliSN_F5_01, whole genome shotgun sequence genomic window:
- the LOC128725266 gene encoding probable chitinase 10 — protein sequence MIWLLLLAMTVGMCSAQVPVCDSAATSYHANSLNCSQYYTCYQGTATLQSCPDQKYFDSARTLCDFPEYVACTMGPCMGTTGLVAVAIPNICTSYTLCVQGIEYNRTCADGTLFDATYGDCVVAKDSTCEENPCLTVDPATATPSTFYPVLNSCNKYIICDKTNPVVRTCVGTTVFSRTVSKCVTPTNYTCPPGTA from the exons ATGA TCTGGCTACTGCTTTTAGCTATGACCGTTGGAATGTGTAGCGCCCAGGTTCCTGTGTGCGATAGCGCCGCAACCTCTTATCATGCAAATTCGCTGAATTGCAGTCAATATTATACCTGCTATCAGGGAACCGCCACTCTACAATCGTGTCCGGACCAAAAATACTTCGACTCAGCCAGAACTCTATGCGATTTCCCTGAATATGTAGCTTGTACTATGGGACCTTGCATGGGAACCACTGGATTGGTGGCAGTTGCTATCCCAAACATCTGCACCAGTTACACGCTATGTGTTCAGGGTATAGAGTATAACAGAACCTGCGCTGACGGTACGCTTTTCGATGCCACTTATGGAGACTGTGTGGTAGCCAAAGACAGTACTTGTGAAGAAAATCCGTGTCTCACAGTTGATCCAGCAACAGCTACACCATCCACGTTTTATCCTGTTTTGAATTCTTGCAACAAGTACAttatttgcgataaaactaaTCCGGTCGTACGTACTTGTGTCGGCACTACAGTATTTAGCCGAACCGTGTCCAAGTGCGTTACCCCAACCAATTACACTTGTCCTCCAGGCACAGCCTAA
- the LOC128725277 gene encoding peritrophin-1, with protein sequence MRNKTLPGILLAIVGCTLAQTTTDPCVEQGLTSGFLPHPTDCTKYISCYGGKGYEQTCPDGKHYDAALQVCDLAENVGCVVNNCPADGIVFLPIEGVCDRYIICIGGTAFESTCDEGLYFDERIGECNLKEDSGCVVNPCTRPPPNPPILEIYPNDSNCKQYLICLDGEPNIKDCAPNLVFDPNELQCPPAPGVTTADPNATSTTADPNAPTTTVDPLDTSPSQDTTTDSITTLLP encoded by the exons ATGAGAAACAAGACGC TACCAGGTATCCTACTGGCTATTGTTGGATGTACATTAGCGCAAACTACTACGGATCCTTGCGTAGAACAAGGATTAACTAGTGGTTTCCTGCCTCATCCAACGGATTGCACAAAATATATCAGCTGCTATGGTGGAAAGGGATACGAGCAGACGTGCCCTGACGGCAAACACTACGACGCGGCTCTGCAGGTGTGCGATCTGGCAGAGAACGTGGGGTGTGTAGTGAATAATTGTCCAGCGGACGGTATTGTGTTTTTGCCTATTGAAGGCGTGTGTGATCGATACATAATTTGTATAGGTGGTACAGCTTTCGAAAGTACTTGCGACGAAGGTCTGTACTTTGATGAACGTATTGGAGAGTGTAATCTGAAGGAAGACAGCGGATGCGTCGTAAACCCGTGTACAAGGCCTCCACCGAACCCACCAATACTGGAAATCTACCCAAATGATAGCAACTGCAAACAGTACCTTATTTGTCTAGACGGTGAACCAAACATCAAAGATTGTGCACCAAACTTAGTGTTCGATCCTAACGAGTTACAATGC CCGCCAGCACCGGGCGTAACTACTGCTGATCCGAATGCGACAAGTACAACCGCGGATCCCAATGCACCTACAACAACTGTTGATCCTTTGGATACATCCCCGTCGCAGGATACTACTACCGATTCGATTACCACGCTACTGCCTTAA
- the LOC128725286 gene encoding probable chitinase 10: protein MQALSFALVGLLINSVYARFISDNICLAMPNGQKLPITNDCASYIVCEYNVQKIQHCAVGTMFDPFAMVCNWASFVKCGQTPLLPPIFVDPPSTSPTIPTAPTPTRLPSVAPTTSRPITTFPPIPTAPTAPPITASSTKNPIKPPYVPTAPTAAPTTLSTSTIGTIRPTSTIPSTTLAPLFTVPNKNPYPICTSDEFSFIAHTSSCESYYICAYGKLILHSCGRGVYWNTATNQCDFPENKADPNIPIFLRSPSVCSEYYICVNKKPVLQKCVTGTYWNPVELFCDDPKHVPYGIGKCPSDMLFNAIAEICDFPGNVNCGTVPMPPYFEQTITPDITTTAAIDVTTTLAQLNSSCPVVEDPVFPTYLSIPDDCSSYIMCYHSNPLIMKCPTGMVWNKAQLKCDKPENSNCQVYYARFII, encoded by the exons ATGCAAG CCCTCAGCTTTGCTCTGGTTGGGCTGCTTATTAATTCAGTATATGCACGGTTTATATCAGACAAC ATATGCTTGGCGATGCCAAATGGACAAAAGCTACCAATAACTAACGACTGTGCATCGTATATTGTCTGCGAGTACAATGTACAAAAGATTCAGCATTGCGCCGTCGGCACAATGTTTGATCCTTTTGCGATGGTATGCAACTGGGCATCCTTTGTCAAATGTGGCCAAACACCGTTGCTGCCTCCAATTTTTGTTGACCCTCCGTCCACCTCACCCACCATTCCTACTGCTCCCACGCCAACTCGGTTGCCTTCCGTAGCGCCAACAACGTCTCGACCGATCACTACATTCCCACCCATTCCGACTGCACCAACAGCGCCTCCAATAACAGCTAGCTCCACGAAAAACCCGATCAAACCACCGTATGTTCCCACGGCTCCGACGGCGGCACCCACTACTCTGTCTACTTCTACTATCGGCACGATTCGTCCTACATCGACCATTCCTTCAACTACTTTGGCGCCCTTGTTTACTGTACCGAACAAAAACCCGTATCCTATATGCACCTCGGATGAGTTCAGTTTCATCGCCCACACGTCATCTTGTGAGAGTTACTATATTTGCGCTTATGGAAAGCTTATTCTACACAGTTGCGGACGTGGTGTTTACTGGAATACAGCCACTAACCAGTGCGATTTCCCAGAAAA CAAAGCAGATCCGAATATTCCTATCTTCCTTAGAAGCCCTTCAGTTTGCTCAGAATATTATATTTGTGTCAACAAAAAACCTGTGCTACAGAAATGTGTGACGGGAACGTATTGGAATCCTGTTGAATTGTTTTGTGACGATCCTAAGCATGTGCCAT ATGGAATTGGGAAGTGTCCAAGTGATATGTTATTCAATGCAATCGCTGAAATTTGCGACTTTCCTGGAAATGTGAATTGTGGAACCGTTCCGATGCCACCTTATTTTGAGCAAACCATCACACCAGATATAACAACTACAGCTGCAATTGACGTAACCACCACTCTTGCACAATTGAATTCGTCTTGCCCAGTTGTTGAAGATCCTGTTTTCCCTACGTATTTGTCAATACCAGATGATTGCTCGTCTTATATCATGTGCTACCATAGTAATCCGTTAATCATGAAATGTCCTACCGGAATGGTGTGGAACAAAGCTCAGTTGAAATGTGACAAACCAGAAAACTCTAATTGCCAGGTATACTATGCACGTTTTATAATTTAA
- the LOC128725296 gene encoding peritrophin-1, producing MLPQHIKVIFIIAFELASCAVVHPRNEPPCNVGNDYFTSGPECYNFYSCRNGVLEIIECPPGLLWNNFILRCDAAENVVCQNDGTTTTPPPTAAPTSPSTTSPPSNTLMPSVEGALPILLPGSQCSGDIPQAFLIHETDCRRFFYCFNGIQYPQVCPLFETFNFVLGHCVPRDPMFCYPGSV from the exons CACAACATATCAAAgtgatttttattattgcatTTGAGCTAGCATCATGCGCTGTAGTACACCCCAGAAATGAGCCACCTTGTAATGTAGGGAATGATTATTTCACAAGCGGTCCCGAATGTTACAACTTTTATTCGTGCCGAAACGGGGTATTAGAGATAATAGAATGTCCTCCCGGTTTGCTgtggaataattttattttacgctgTGATGCCGCTGAGAACGTAGTATGCCAG AATGATGGCACAACTACAActccaccacccacagcaGCACCTACATCTCCTTCTACCACATCGCCACCATCAAATACCTTAATGCCGTCAGTTGAGGGTGCATTACCGATATTATTGCCCGGCTCTCAGTGTTCTGGAGATATTCCTCAGGCGTTTCTAATACATGAAACAGATTGCCGCCGTTTTTTCTATTGCTTTAATGGTATTCAATATCCTCAAGTCTGTCCgttgtttgaaacatttaaCTTTGTACTAGGACATTGTGTTCCACGAGACCCAATGTTTTGTTATCCTGGTAGTGTTTAA